The following are from one region of the Mycolicibacterium diernhoferi genome:
- a CDS encoding copper transporter, with translation MISLRTHAISLAAVFLALAIGVVLGSGLFSDTVLSGLRSDKADLRSQIDALNDDKNELNEKLSAAGEFDGIMAPRILRDTLRDKAVVLFRTPDATDNDVDAVTRLVGQAGAGVSGTIALTPQFVDANSSEKLLSVVNSPIVPTGRQLSTNSVDQGSQAGDLVGISVLRGKEPAVADDQRETVLATLRDTGFITYGTEKVGAADTAVIVTGGALGDDAGNRGATVARFAAGLAPHGGGTVLAGRDGSASGTAAVAVIRSDAALSGAVSTVDNVDVESGRITTVLALGELLRGGQPGRFGTGQGATSVTVPQ, from the coding sequence GTGATCTCACTGCGCACGCACGCCATCTCGCTGGCGGCGGTCTTCCTGGCACTGGCCATCGGTGTGGTGCTGGGCTCGGGACTGTTCTCCGACACCGTGCTGTCCGGCCTGCGCAGCGACAAGGCGGACCTGCGCAGCCAGATCGACGCACTCAACGACGACAAGAACGAACTCAACGAAAAGCTCAGTGCGGCGGGGGAGTTCGACGGGATCATGGCGCCGCGCATCCTGCGCGACACCCTGCGGGACAAGGCGGTGGTGCTGTTCCGGACCCCCGATGCCACCGACAACGACGTGGACGCGGTGACGCGGCTGGTCGGACAGGCCGGGGCCGGGGTGAGCGGCACCATCGCGCTGACCCCGCAGTTCGTCGACGCCAACTCCTCGGAAAAGCTGCTCTCGGTGGTGAATTCACCGATCGTGCCGACCGGGCGCCAGTTGAGCACCAACTCGGTGGACCAGGGTTCCCAAGCCGGTGACCTTGTCGGCATCTCGGTGTTGCGCGGCAAGGAACCCGCCGTTGCCGACGACCAGCGCGAGACCGTGCTGGCCACCCTGCGCGACACCGGATTCATCACCTACGGCACCGAGAAGGTCGGCGCCGCGGACACCGCGGTGATCGTCACCGGCGGCGCGCTCGGAGACGACGCCGGCAACCGGGGCGCCACCGTGGCGCGCTTCGCGGCCGGCCTGGCCCCGCACGGCGGCGGCACGGTGCTCGCCGGTCGGGACGGCTCGGCGTCGGGGACCGCCGCGGTCGCGGTGATCCGGTCCGACGCGGCGCTGTCCGGGGCGGTCAGCACCGTCGACAACGTCGACGTGGAGTCCGGCCGCATCACCACCGTGTTGGCGTTGGGTGAGCTGCTGCGCGGCGGCCAACCCGGCCGGTTCGGCACCGGGCAGGGTGCGACGTCGGTCACGGTGCCGCAGTAG
- the steA gene encoding putative cytokinetic ring protein SteA, producing the protein MKMSALLSRNASSKPGVVGTARVDRDIDRLLRRIGPGDIVVLDAQDLDRITADALVEAEIAGVVNASPSISGRYPNLGPEVLVANGIVLIDEAGPEIFKKIKDGARVRLNNGGVYSGDRRIAVGTERTDLEIHELMVEAKSGLVAHLEAFAGNTIEFIRSESPLLIDGMGIPDIDVDMDRRHVVVVAEGPGAAEDLKALKPFIKEYQPVLVGVGAGADLLRKAGYRPALIVGDPSTISTDALRCGAQVVLPADADGHAPGLERIQDLGVGAMTFPAAGSAADLALLLCHHHGASLIVTAGHSATIEEFFDRSRQQSNPSTFLTRLKVGEKLVDAKAVATLYRSRVSAGAIAMLVLAMLVAVIVALWVTRADATVIEWVVDYWNRFLLWAQGLVS; encoded by the coding sequence ATGAAGATGTCAGCGTTGCTATCGCGTAATGCCAGCTCAAAGCCGGGCGTAGTCGGTACCGCCCGCGTTGACCGTGACATCGACCGATTGCTTCGGCGCATCGGTCCGGGCGACATCGTCGTCCTCGACGCCCAGGACCTGGACCGCATCACCGCGGACGCGTTGGTGGAAGCCGAGATCGCCGGTGTGGTCAACGCCTCGCCGTCGATCTCCGGCCGGTACCCCAACCTCGGACCCGAGGTGCTGGTGGCGAACGGGATCGTCCTCATCGACGAGGCGGGCCCGGAGATCTTCAAGAAGATCAAGGACGGGGCCCGCGTCCGGCTGAACAACGGCGGCGTCTACTCCGGTGACCGCCGCATCGCCGTCGGTACCGAGCGCACCGATCTGGAGATCCACGAGCTCATGGTCGAGGCCAAGAGTGGGCTGGTGGCGCACCTGGAGGCGTTCGCCGGGAACACCATCGAGTTCATCCGCAGTGAGAGCCCGCTGCTGATCGACGGTATGGGCATCCCCGACATCGACGTCGACATGGACCGCCGGCACGTCGTCGTGGTCGCCGAAGGGCCGGGCGCCGCCGAGGATCTCAAGGCGCTCAAGCCGTTCATCAAGGAGTACCAGCCGGTCCTGGTCGGTGTCGGCGCCGGCGCGGATCTGCTGCGCAAGGCCGGCTACCGCCCGGCGCTGATCGTCGGCGATCCCAGCACCATCAGCACCGACGCGCTGCGCTGCGGCGCCCAGGTGGTGCTGCCCGCCGACGCCGACGGGCACGCCCCCGGCCTGGAGCGCATCCAGGACCTGGGGGTGGGCGCGATGACGTTCCCGGCCGCCGGTTCGGCCGCCGACCTCGCGCTGCTGCTGTGCCACCATCACGGGGCGTCGCTGATCGTCACCGCCGGGCACAGCGCCACCATCGAGGAGTTCTTCGACCGCTCGCGTCAGCAGAGCAACCCGTCGACCTTCCTGACCCGGCTCAAGGTCGGGGAGAAGCTCGTCGACGCCAAGGCCGTCGCCACGCTGTACCGCAGTAGGGTCTCCGCGGGTGCGATCGCGATGCTGGTACTGGCCATGCTGGTCGCGGTGATCGTCGCGCTGTGGGTCACGCGCGCCGACGCCACCGTCATCGAATGGGTGGTCGACTACTGGAACCGCTTCCTGCTCTGGGCGCAGGGTCTGGTCTCCTAG
- a CDS encoding CGNR zinc finger domain-containing protein, producing the protein MRDPRPHVGEPLALDLLNTRWMSPDGPRDLLENVDGLQIWLEANGLDRRCVADEKMRLALLRAREAVLRVVADDDAAELNEVLDHGRVRRTLGPTGPRDEVEVSRAEWLPGWLAAEDLLRLVAEAPGRIKQCAHESCVLWFLDTSKNGARRWHSMATCGNRAKAARHYASRRD; encoded by the coding sequence ATGCGTGATCCACGACCGCACGTCGGGGAACCCCTCGCGCTGGATCTGCTGAACACCCGGTGGATGTCGCCCGACGGTCCGCGGGATCTGCTCGAGAATGTGGACGGGCTGCAGATCTGGCTGGAGGCCAACGGCCTGGACCGGCGTTGTGTCGCCGACGAGAAGATGCGGCTGGCGCTACTGCGTGCGCGGGAAGCCGTGTTGCGGGTGGTCGCCGACGATGACGCCGCGGAGCTGAACGAGGTGCTCGATCACGGCCGGGTGCGGCGCACGCTCGGGCCGACCGGCCCCCGCGACGAGGTCGAGGTGTCGCGCGCGGAATGGCTGCCGGGCTGGCTGGCCGCCGAGGATCTGCTGCGATTGGTCGCCGAGGCGCCCGGCCGGATCAAGCAGTGCGCCCACGAGAGCTGCGTGCTCTGGTTCCTCGACACCTCCAAGAACGGCGCCCGGCGCTGGCATTCGATGGCGACCTGTGGCAACCGGGCCAAGGCGGCGCGGCACTACGCCTCCAGGCGTGATTGA
- a CDS encoding VOC family protein — MTTTTPQIAPGHIGLNVTDLARSVDFYRRALGFDQLAISDEGERRFAFLGIDGDLRLTLWQQSDGEFSARTPGLHHLSFQVDTIDQVRAVEAALKDLGATFAHDGVVAHGEGTASGGIFFTDPDGIRLEVFAPSGAEAEAAPHGESPTCGFF, encoded by the coding sequence ATGACCACGACCACCCCGCAGATCGCCCCCGGCCATATCGGGCTGAACGTCACCGACCTGGCCCGGTCGGTGGACTTCTACCGTCGCGCACTGGGTTTCGACCAGCTGGCGATCAGCGACGAGGGCGAGCGCCGATTCGCCTTCCTCGGCATCGACGGCGACCTGCGCCTCACCCTCTGGCAGCAGAGCGACGGTGAGTTCTCCGCCCGGACACCCGGTCTGCATCACCTGTCATTTCAGGTCGACACCATCGACCAGGTCCGCGCCGTGGAGGCGGCTCTCAAGGATCTGGGCGCGACGTTCGCCCACGACGGCGTCGTCGCCCATGGTGAGGGCACGGCATCGGGCGGCATCTTCTTCACCGACCCGGACGGGATCCGACTGGAGGTCTTCGCACCCAGCGGCGCCGAGGCCGAAGCCGCACCGCACGGCGAGTCGCCGACCTGCGGCTTCTTCTGA
- a CDS encoding pyridoxamine 5'-phosphate oxidase family protein, whose amino-acid sequence MTVYHAGELAVQRRLGQSDIAARLSRMVRTEIPDAAAHFLADQPMVVLAAADDASQIWAGLVTGPPGFLHVLDGPDDNEQIAVDALPVTGDPLHDVLAGEPRRVGMIAVDPRTRRRMRVNGVATPTGSGLRIRPDQVYSNCPKYISRRHVEGATEAAGERVQRHATALDDRTQQIIAAADTFFIGSADADGNADASHRGGNPGFLQVLSPNRLRWPDYRGNSMFMTLGNIAANPRAGLLIPDWSTGTTLQLTGTAEIIWETGPGAQCWVEFTIEQTVEVTGVSPLRWSTAELSPANPA is encoded by the coding sequence ATGACCGTCTATCACGCCGGCGAACTCGCGGTGCAACGCCGACTGGGCCAGAGCGATATCGCCGCCCGCCTGAGTCGCATGGTCCGCACCGAGATCCCGGATGCCGCCGCACATTTCCTGGCCGATCAACCGATGGTCGTGCTGGCCGCCGCCGACGACGCAAGCCAGATCTGGGCCGGCCTGGTCACCGGGCCGCCCGGCTTCCTACACGTCCTGGACGGCCCTGACGACAACGAGCAGATCGCCGTCGACGCGCTGCCGGTCACCGGTGACCCACTGCACGACGTGTTGGCCGGAGAACCCCGCCGGGTCGGCATGATCGCCGTTGACCCCCGGACGCGACGGCGCATGCGGGTCAACGGGGTCGCGACGCCGACCGGGTCCGGTCTGCGGATCCGGCCGGATCAGGTCTATTCGAACTGCCCGAAATACATTTCCCGCAGGCACGTCGAGGGTGCGACGGAAGCGGCCGGCGAACGCGTGCAGCGCCACGCGACGGCCCTCGACGATCGCACCCAGCAGATCATCGCCGCAGCCGACACCTTCTTCATCGGGTCGGCGGATGCCGATGGCAATGCCGACGCGTCACACCGCGGCGGCAACCCGGGCTTCCTACAGGTACTTTCGCCGAACCGGTTGCGCTGGCCCGACTACCGGGGCAACTCGATGTTCATGACGCTGGGCAATATCGCCGCCAACCCGCGCGCCGGACTGCTGATCCCTGATTGGAGCACCGGGACCACATTGCAGCTCACCGGAACCGCCGAGATCATCTGGGAGACGGGGCCGGGCGCGCAGTGCTGGGTCGAGTTCACCATCGAGCAGACAGTCGAGGTGACCGGTGTCAGCCCACTGCGCTGGAGCACCGCCGAACTCTCGCCGGCCAACCCGGCGTGA
- the recN gene encoding DNA repair protein RecN, whose amino-acid sequence MLSEIRIESLGAISSATAEFDRGLTVLTGETGAGKTMVVTGLHLLGGARADASRVRTGADRAVVEGRFTTTELGPDVTVRIDEILDSSGAERDDDDSVIAARSVNRDGPSRAYLGGRSVPAKSLSGFTNELLALHGQNDQLRLIRPDEQRGALDRFADVGAPLRKYRMLREEWLAARRDLVDRTERARELALEADRLTFGLNEIDAVDPAPGEDDTLVADIRRLSELDALRESAAGARAALAGPPDDDGTDAFSAAANVASAKAALEGTDDGALQALGERLAEAVAVIADVATELGDFLSELPSDASTLETKLARQSELRGLTRKYGADIDAVLAWAKDARSRLSQLDVSEEALAGLAQRVDELQTKVVAAAADLTKARNKAAKGLAKAVTAELAGLAMSGADFGISVAPLPARADDSAPIVLADGTTAHAGHDGVDAVEFGFAAHRGTDLLPLAKSASGGELSRVMLALEVVLVASRADSMGTTMVFDEVDAGVGGRAAVQIGRRLARLARTHQVIVVTHLPQVAAYADTHLVVESGPKSSRVVRLQDEDRVAELARMLAGLGDTDSGRAHARELWESARADRAEA is encoded by the coding sequence GTGCTTTCCGAGATTCGAATCGAGTCCCTGGGCGCGATCAGTTCGGCGACGGCCGAGTTCGATCGCGGGCTGACGGTCCTGACCGGCGAGACCGGCGCCGGCAAGACGATGGTGGTGACCGGGCTGCACCTGCTGGGCGGCGCCCGCGCGGACGCCAGCCGGGTGCGTACCGGCGCGGACCGCGCCGTGGTGGAGGGGCGTTTCACCACGACCGAACTGGGCCCCGACGTCACCGTGCGCATCGACGAGATCCTCGATTCCTCGGGTGCCGAACGTGATGACGACGACAGCGTCATCGCGGCGCGCTCGGTGAACCGCGACGGGCCGTCGCGCGCCTACCTGGGGGGCCGCAGTGTGCCGGCGAAATCGCTGAGCGGTTTCACCAACGAGCTGTTGGCGTTGCACGGGCAGAACGATCAGCTACGGCTGATACGCCCCGACGAGCAGCGCGGTGCGCTGGACCGGTTCGCCGACGTCGGTGCCCCGCTGCGCAAGTACCGCATGCTGCGCGAGGAGTGGCTGGCCGCGCGCCGGGACCTGGTCGACCGCACCGAGCGGGCCCGCGAACTGGCTCTCGAGGCGGACCGGCTGACCTTCGGGCTCAACGAGATCGATGCCGTCGACCCGGCGCCCGGCGAGGACGACACCCTCGTCGCCGACATCCGCCGGCTCTCCGAACTCGATGCGCTGCGGGAATCCGCGGCCGGGGCGCGCGCGGCGCTGGCGGGTCCCCCCGACGACGACGGCACCGATGCCTTCTCGGCTGCGGCCAACGTCGCCTCCGCCAAGGCCGCCCTGGAGGGCACCGACGACGGTGCCTTGCAGGCGCTGGGGGAGCGGCTGGCCGAGGCGGTCGCCGTGATCGCGGACGTAGCTACCGAACTCGGCGATTTCCTCTCCGAACTGCCCAGTGACGCAAGCACATTGGAAACCAAGCTGGCCCGCCAGAGCGAGCTGCGCGGGCTGACCCGCAAGTACGGCGCCGATATCGACGCGGTGCTGGCCTGGGCGAAGGACGCGCGCAGCCGGCTGTCGCAGCTGGACGTCTCCGAGGAGGCGCTGGCCGGGCTGGCCCAGCGGGTCGACGAGCTGCAGACCAAGGTGGTCGCCGCGGCGGCCGACCTCACCAAGGCCCGCAACAAGGCGGCCAAGGGATTGGCCAAGGCCGTCACCGCCGAGCTGGCCGGGCTGGCGATGTCCGGCGCCGACTTCGGCATCTCGGTGGCCCCGTTGCCGGCCCGCGCCGACGATTCGGCACCGATCGTGCTGGCCGACGGCACCACGGCGCACGCCGGTCACGACGGGGTCGACGCGGTGGAGTTCGGCTTCGCCGCGCACCGCGGTACCGATCTGCTGCCGCTGGCCAAGAGCGCGTCCGGCGGTGAGCTGTCCCGGGTGATGCTGGCCTTGGAGGTCGTGTTGGTGGCCTCGCGCGCCGATTCGATGGGCACCACCATGGTGTTCGACGAGGTCGATGCCGGTGTGGGCGGACGCGCCGCGGTGCAGATCGGTCGCCGGTTGGCCCGGCTGGCCCGCACCCACCAGGTCATCGTCGTCACGCACCTGCCGCAGGTGGCCGCCTACGCCGACACCCACCTGGTGGTGGAGAGCGGTCCGAAGTCCAGCCGGGTGGTCCGGCTACAGGATGAGGACCGGGTGGCCGAGCTGGCCCGGATGCTCGCCGGGCTCGGCGATACCGACAGCGGCCGGGCGCACGCCCGAGAGCTGTGGGAGTCCGCCCGGGCCGACCGCGCCGAGGCCTGA
- a CDS encoding NAD kinase, whose amino-acid sequence MTSEQSSAQRSILLVVHTGREEATETARRVEKVLGGHGIALRVLTAEAVDRGSLHLAPEEIRALGVQLDVVDADEQAAEGCELVLALGGDGTFLRAAELARNVEIPVLGINLGRIGFLAEAEAEALDDVLEHVIARDYIVEKRMTLDIAVREGGEIRDRGWALNEASLEKGPRLGVLGVVLEVDGRPVSSFGCDGVLVSTPTGSTAYAFSAGGPILWPDLEAILVVPNNAHALFARPMVTSPNAAIAIEIEASGHDAVAFCDGRRKMVVPAGARLEVTRCGTSLKWVRLDSAPFTDRLVRKFRLPVTGWRGQ is encoded by the coding sequence ATGACTTCCGAACAATCCAGCGCCCAGCGTTCCATCCTGTTGGTTGTGCACACCGGCCGTGAGGAGGCCACCGAGACCGCGCGCCGGGTCGAGAAGGTGCTCGGCGGGCACGGCATCGCCTTGCGGGTGCTGACCGCCGAGGCCGTCGACCGTGGCTCGCTGCATCTCGCCCCGGAGGAGATCCGGGCGCTGGGTGTGCAGCTCGACGTCGTCGACGCCGACGAACAGGCCGCCGAGGGTTGTGAACTGGTGCTCGCGCTCGGGGGTGACGGCACGTTCCTGCGTGCGGCCGAGCTGGCCCGCAACGTCGAGATCCCGGTCCTGGGCATCAATCTGGGGCGGATCGGCTTTCTGGCCGAGGCCGAAGCCGAGGCTCTCGACGATGTCCTCGAGCACGTCATCGCGCGCGACTACATCGTCGAGAAACGGATGACGCTCGACATCGCGGTCCGCGAGGGCGGCGAGATCAGGGACCGCGGCTGGGCACTCAACGAGGCGAGTCTGGAGAAGGGCCCCCGGCTCGGTGTGCTCGGTGTCGTGTTGGAGGTCGACGGCCGCCCGGTGTCCTCGTTCGGCTGCGACGGGGTGCTGGTCTCGACACCCACCGGGTCCACCGCGTACGCGTTCTCCGCGGGCGGGCCGATCCTGTGGCCGGACCTCGAGGCGATCCTGGTGGTGCCCAACAACGCCCACGCGTTGTTCGCCCGTCCCATGGTGACCAGCCCGAACGCCGCCATCGCCATCGAGATCGAGGCGTCCGGCCACGACGCGGTCGCGTTCTGCGACGGCCGCCGCAAGATGGTGGTGCCGGCCGGTGCTCGCCTGGAGGTCACCCGCTGCGGCACCTCGCTCAAATGGGTGCGCCTCGACAGTGCGCCGTTCACCGACCGGCTGGTGCGCAAATTCCGGCTGCCCGTCACGGGATGGCGTGGTCAGTAG
- a CDS encoding TlyA family RNA methyltransferase, translated as MARRARVDAELVRRGLARSRQQAAELINAGRVRIDGMPAAKPATAVSVDAKLTVAADERTWVSRGAHKLIGALDAFGVPVAGRRCLDAGASTGGFTEVLLDRGAAEVVAADVGYGQLAWSLRSDERVHVLERTNVRSLTAEAIGGPVDLVVADLSFISLATVLPALTACASPDADIVPMVKPQFEVGKDRVGPGGVVSDPALRAEAVLAVARRAAELHWHTVGVTASPLPGPSGNVEFFLRFRAETDAPLTGDELERAVFRAIDEGPQ; from the coding sequence ATGGCGCGACGGGCACGGGTGGATGCCGAGCTGGTGCGACGCGGGCTGGCCCGCTCACGCCAACAGGCCGCCGAACTGATCAACGCCGGCCGGGTGCGCATCGACGGTATGCCGGCCGCCAAACCGGCCACCGCGGTGTCGGTGGACGCCAAGCTGACGGTCGCCGCCGACGAACGCACCTGGGTGTCGCGCGGCGCGCACAAGCTCATCGGCGCCCTCGACGCGTTCGGGGTGCCCGTCGCGGGCCGGCGCTGCCTCGACGCGGGGGCCTCGACCGGTGGCTTCACCGAGGTCCTGCTGGACCGGGGCGCCGCCGAGGTCGTCGCCGCCGATGTCGGCTACGGGCAGCTGGCCTGGTCGCTGCGGTCCGATGAGCGGGTGCACGTCCTGGAACGCACGAATGTGCGCTCCCTGACCGCGGAGGCCATCGGCGGGCCGGTCGATCTGGTGGTCGCCGACCTGTCGTTCATCTCGCTGGCCACCGTGCTGCCCGCGCTGACCGCGTGCGCGTCACCGGATGCCGATATCGTGCCGATGGTGAAGCCGCAATTCGAGGTCGGGAAGGACCGGGTCGGCCCGGGTGGGGTGGTGTCGGACCCGGCACTGCGTGCCGAGGCGGTCCTGGCGGTCGCGCGCCGGGCCGCCGAATTGCACTGGCACACCGTCGGGGTCACCGCCAGTCCATTGCCGGGGCCGTCCGGCAATGTCGAGTTCTTCCTGCGCTTCCGTGCCGAAACCGACGCGCCACTGACCGGTGACGAGCTCGAACGCGCCGTTTTTCGTGCCATCGACGAAGGGCCGCAATGA
- a CDS encoding HAD-IIA family hydrolase, translating to MGTLAQEHDCLLLDLDGTVFRGHEPTTGAVESLAGVQARALYVTNNASRSAAEVATHLQELGFAAAPEDVVTSAQSAARLLAGQLPAGATVLIVGTDSLAAEIEAVGLKPVRTFDAEPVAVVQGHSPQTGWPDLSEAALAIRAGALWVAANVDRTLPSERGLLPGNGSMVAALRTATDSEPQVAGKPAPTLMNDALARGEFRTPLVIGDRLDTDIEGANAAGLPSLMVLTGVNNAADMVHAPVGSRPDYLAEDLRSLNADAATLRIGAHPAWRVDTDGSTVTVHATGAEDGDPLSVVRAAAHAVWQGEGGVRVRAGDDTARTALQRWSLLS from the coding sequence ATGGGGACGCTGGCACAGGAGCATGATTGCCTGCTCCTGGATCTCGACGGCACCGTCTTCCGCGGCCACGAACCCACCACCGGTGCGGTGGAAAGCCTGGCGGGGGTGCAGGCCCGCGCCCTCTACGTCACCAACAACGCGTCCCGTTCGGCGGCCGAGGTCGCGACCCACCTTCAGGAACTCGGCTTCGCGGCCGCACCCGAGGACGTCGTCACCAGCGCGCAGAGCGCTGCCCGGCTGCTGGCCGGCCAGCTGCCCGCCGGCGCCACCGTCCTCATCGTCGGTACCGATTCGCTGGCAGCCGAGATCGAGGCGGTCGGCCTGAAGCCGGTGCGTACGTTCGACGCCGAGCCCGTCGCCGTCGTGCAGGGTCACTCACCGCAGACCGGCTGGCCGGATCTGTCCGAGGCGGCGCTGGCGATCCGGGCCGGGGCGCTGTGGGTCGCCGCCAACGTCGACCGCACCCTGCCCTCCGAACGGGGCCTGCTGCCGGGCAACGGTTCGATGGTCGCCGCGCTGCGGACCGCCACCGACAGCGAGCCCCAGGTCGCCGGCAAGCCGGCGCCCACACTGATGAACGATGCGCTGGCGCGTGGGGAATTCCGGACTCCGCTGGTGATCGGCGATCGGTTGGACACCGACATCGAGGGCGCCAACGCCGCGGGGCTGCCCAGCCTGATGGTGCTGACCGGGGTGAACAACGCCGCGGACATGGTGCACGCCCCCGTCGGGAGCCGGCCGGACTACCTCGCCGAAGACCTGCGTTCCCTGAACGCCGACGCCGCGACGCTGCGGATCGGCGCCCACCCGGCCTGGCGTGTGGACACCGACGGCTCGACGGTCACCGTGCATGCCACCGGCGCCGAGGACGGTGACCCGCTGAGCGTCGTGCGGGCCGCCGCGCACGCGGTATGGCAGGGCGAGGGCGGCGTGCGGGTGCGGGCCGGTGACGACACGGCACGCACCGCTCTCCAACGCTGGTCGCTGCTGTCCTGA